The genomic DNA TGTTTTATGATCATCTaagagcgagtgtgtgtgtgtacttcatataaaaaaatcatataaaccacaggaagtgaggacattttgggaatgtaaggacattttgactggcaAACCGTTTTTTATAGTTGAGACTTGGTTTTATGGTCACATTGATTTatgattttaatacattttttcttcttaaaaacaaactacaaatgAGTAGGATTTGACAAAGATGATTCAAaacttttgctttctttttccttGCGGGAAATTATCCCGTCTTTATGGCCTCTTTTTCACATGAGTTTACTAGAGCTCGGGCTTTGACCCCCAATGGTTTACCTGCCGTGGCAGTCTGTCTCATGTTTTAGTCCAGTGGTCGCCATGGTGACCCAGCCCCATGACAGCCCGGTAACCTGAGCTGCCAGTCAGGTTGGACAGGTAACGTGACAATGCAAACTACAGCAGGTGTGTGAAAAGGCAGGGCTAAGAGAGAAAAAGACGAGACAGGAGACGAGGGCGAAGTTTAAACAAAGACAGGAAAGGAAAGTTCAAAAACACAGATGAGTGACTCTGCGAGGTAAGTAAAGAAGAAAGTGAGatggaagaagaaaaggagagggGGGTCATGGAGAGCACAGTGGACGAGGATGATGGGACATTTACCAACATCTCTCTGGCAGACGACAAAGGTAAATCCTTCAGCAACTGTTTTTCACTTTCAGCTTTTCCGTTAACTTTAAATGTACACAAGAATAAAAGTTAGGAGGGAGTATCTTTATGTTATTTAGATCCAAGTGCTTACTAGAATATTACACAAACTTCAACTGGAAAAGTCCTTGTTTTCACTATCCTTTAAACCGATTAATATACAGCTTTACTATTGACAAACCCACTGTAAGTTTGAGAGAAGGTGTGTGAGACAACCATCTACACTCAAAATGTATATTATCATTTCATTGTATGCTCTGTGTTATTGTGACAACACATGTGACAGTTTAACCATGATGAGCAATGGTGCGGAAGCAATGCTTGTAATGCTGAGTGGTTCTGTGGCTGCGTTTGTCTGTGACAGGACTGAGGTGTGGCTcctcatgacacacacacacacacacacacacacacacacacaggtttgcacagctattcttaggacactgtattgacttccattcatttgcacaGCGTTATCCCtacccttaaccataaccagttcctcagaaatgaggttctgcctcattgggaccaggtttaggtctccatgaggactccaTGGTCATGACAGGTCAGTGttccagaaaaggtcctaaacaGGTTataaatacaagtgcacacacagcatCCTTTGTGAGGAGAGATTGAGAGCGAGAGTGCAGCGGTCTGCAGAGTTTGTGAGGGCATATAAAACTGAGTGAAAGGGGTTATTATTGCAAGTTAAAATGAGTATAGGAAGcgtgtgtaccactggtggtacacataccacagtttgagaaccatggccatAACCTAGGCTGGTATTGTTTCGGACTTTGTGTATCTCTATGAAGACAGTGTTTCATGTAACATGTCTTGGTTTCTTGAACATCTCAGTCCAATAGGacactttgtttaggttgtGGTGGAACAGGAGCTCACGGCTGACAAATCTACAGCAACTGCATGAaactattttgtatttttacatttccataGATTAGAAAATAgcttaaaatatacaatacaagtTCCAAGAGAATACAGCAATATCTATGGGCTTGAAAATGTGTTCCTACTATGAGCATATTACAGAAGCtaaaaaatgaacacaaacaaacatggacgttgcactgttttccttttttttttcacgtatCGACAGTGAAGTCGTGATGACGACATCGATGTTTAAGTGCAGctaacatcatcatcaccgcCTCAGAACCTcagcctgtttgtttgtttcagggcCATTTTCTTGCTTTAGGTGAGTCCGAAGCCGTCACTTCTCTTCTCATTCGTTTGCCTAACACAATAATGTCGACAATAATTCAGAACCGCTTTTAAAATCGCATTCAAGACTTAACGTAgccagcagtagcagcagcagcgacagctaTTAGCTTGTTTAGGTCGTGTCCGTTAGCAGCTCGTCGGGCGCTGTCCGGTGACTTTTTAATCATCTAAATCTAGTAATTGATACGTATTTGAACATATGACTGATTACGTGAACTAGTTATAGCCAATTCTGTTCGGATACTAACCTCATCTCTGCTGCGGGGGTCGTGTTGTAGCAAAGAGGAGAGCTAGCTTTTGAAGCTAGTGCCCATGCGTCCATTATCGGACACCAAAGAGTatgtattgtgtatatatattattaactgtttttttttgaaaatatatattatttatttatatttataaatattctCTTCGCTTAACAATGCACGTCGTTCCACTTTACCTTACAATATGTTGGCTGGTTTAGGAGAGATGCCCACGCGTGTACGTGGGGTCTATTTTCTGCACACGCCGGGGAGGCTGATGTTAGTAAACCAGTAAAGGTGCACTGCCGTCAAGATGCTCCATCACCGAGAAACACCAACTAGAACACGACGTGCGAGTTTGAAGTTTTAGTTTAACACTCCTTTCAAGATTTAAATATGAGTGTATTCGACAGAAATGTGTATAAAGCAAAAACATGTCTCAAGTGATGCATTTGAGTTTCTATACATCATCCCTCAGCCTGGGTGCGGTGTCTCACCATCAAACACTCACAGTTATTCTCCATAGGACACTGTATTGACTTCTAAAGGTAGCAAATACAAgtaaatatacatacacacacacacagctcttctTGTTTGGACTCTATTGAGCTCTATTAAGACAGACTAACCAAAATGTCAcccctaactttaactagtCAATATCTAACCATAACcaaactttaaaacacatcttaaagCTCTATTGTGGAACTTATGTCACCGCCTGGAGGAGTTTGGAATAACTACCAAAACACTGCttgtcagtacgtttacatgcacagtgtaATCGAGCTACGGctgtagtccgactaagtgaGGCAATCGGACAATTTGCTGAGCCTGAgtatacatgtggaggagaaaattgattaaCTTGTCATGTATGTCTGACTCCACCGCTGTAAGTGGTGCTGTGTCTCTCCATATGCTAGTGCGTCCTGCTCACTTTTAcgtcacaggaaaacaaactgtGAACGACGAGATGGACAGTGAGAttgattatgtttgtttatgtttcgtacttaatcgtgatacaaataagatggagcatggctcttgtggttgctgtgttgtcgaAAGTAAGACGCCTCCACCCTATGATTTCTGaaaacagtactgcagtttatacggcTACATCagcatttgacaatggtttgaatgtaactgacatttatttatgttgtagtATTATGCATTACATCTGTCAGCACCAGAGTGACTAAATAAACAATCTTGGAGAAATCCTGTCTCCCTTCATAACATCTTCTCTACATTTCtgtctgtcctttttttatCCTCCAGTGGACGGTGAATCTGCAGTCCTGTATACGAAACAGGAGAACGAGCTTTCCATCATGAATTGCGACATAGATGGTAAGTGGACGTACAAAAATTATCTGTGTTCAAGAGTTGCATTTGTACTACAGACCTGAGAGAATGTGTGTTAACTGGGTTGCAATGGATTTCAGGAGACATGGAGAACCAGgtggagatggaggaaaagaCAAGGTTAATAAATCAGGTTCTGGAGCTTCAGCACACGCTGGAAGGTAACTCTCAGTTTTACTGCGTGACAGAAATAGGTCCCATGGTTTGAAAAAGGCTTAAAGATTATGCTGCACATCACATATCTGCATATCATTTTATTATCAGAAGTACCGCTGCATGATGACAAAACTTGTCCCGATACAAGCAATTTCATGTCCAGATAAAGATTCATACATTACTTTTTACTTAATGCGTCTCCGATTTGTTAAttctcttttttaaagtaaagcaAATGCATAATTTCTACTCTTCAcatattaaatgtgttaaaaaatagCCAATACGATACTATTATTGGATATTGGAAAGTTAAATATCCGATTAAATCCAAAAGTCCTATGTAttacatgcttcactatgcacagactatACAAATGTAAGTAAAAATCAGCAACCGCactttagctgagtcatgttgtggctGTTTATTTCTACTTTATAAGACAGATTTGTAACGCATTTGAAGAATTATGTCTTGATGTTGCTTGTTAATACGAGGTATAACAATCCCAGTTCCGACTTCTGATGTAACTGGAATGCACCATGTAATGTGGATGACAGAACTTTCACATTGTTCAATGTCTCCCTCTTCTGTGACGTGCAGTTCTTACTCCTGATCTTCAGGCTTTTTGGTGATAACATGTTTTTCGCTTCCTCTTCTTAATTTCTGTTCCAGACCTGTCAGCGCGAGTCGATGCAGTCAAGGAGGAGAACCTGAAGTTAAAGTCCGAGAACCAGGTCCTTGGTCAGTACATCGAGAACCTCATGTCGGCCTCCAGCGTCTTCCAGACCACCGACACTAAGAGCAAACGGAAGTGAGGCATCATGGGGGGGATGGGGAGCCTCTGAGAAGAAATCCACCATGGAaagtggtttttgttttctctgcttctgtgTTTGAGCTCCGTTAACTGAGTCTAAactctttaaaacaaaacttaaactgactCTGTCACCTTCTCAACCAGTTCAGAAGTAGATCCATTTCCTATTGGCATGGCCCAGGTCTGTTCAGATGAGGTAGACTCAACCCTTTAATCgctaacaaaaacacagagtatgtactgtataatatgaaatatttaagtgTCATTTGTACCTCAAGTTTCTTTTTGATGCTTTCTGTCCAGAGGAGCATCTTTGCTGTATAATCTgcttttctgacttttttctgagGTTTTTCCCCAACTTTCTCACATTCCCAATGTGtaaatttgcaaaaacaaaccacGGATATCACAAGTAGTGTTTGACCACGACGCTCACTGTTAACACAGATTGATTTAATTTACTTTTGTAAAGTATTTTGTATGTTGGCTGGATCTGGAAGTTTTTGTTAGCTCTCAGATGTCATCGTTTGTGCATAGAAAGCATGACTGTATTCCTCCACCTAAAAGCTGGAGAACTGAACAGTGTTACTGAAAACGTAAACATATGACATGTACGAGTAATACATATCTTGaatggttttctttttgttgtacaGTTTAGCAAATGTAATAAAACGCTGTTAAATTATTAGCCTTTGTAACGGGGGAGTGTGTACGGCTAGGTGAATGCCACTGTTGATACATAATATGATACACGATATTGGACAGAGGtcagtcaaaatcactggataaTAAGAGAAATGTGCCAGCAGCATTATTACCGAGTCATGATGTTGTGGGCTGTCAAAATCTTTATTATGGAGGCAGAATATTTGTTATACAGTTGGGgcattatgttttaaaatgtctggTTATACTGTCTTTTAACACCTTAGATGTAAAACAATTTCTGTATCTAAAAATATTATCGGAGGTTGTCAGAGTTGAGTTTAGTTTCAGAGTAATTGCATACTCTTACAAACATACTTAATGGGTAGTTTATTCCATTTCTGCCGATAAACACTCCTGAAAGTTACATACCGGACCTTTAAAGTCGGTGTCTTTTGTTATTGCAAGTGGCTGAGTTTCAAATCACCATGAAAACAGGGTTTGGTTGTTGTGCTTGAGAGTATGAAGTCAAACATGACTTTAAAGCAAGGCTGagtaaatgcatttaaattttCTATGGTGGCATTGCACCACCACAAACCTTGCATATAAATTACAGCTTCAtgcatgaggacattttttgaAACAAATCTGTGTTAACCGAAAAGATAGAATTGGGGAAAgttccttttttgtgtgatttaggGCCCAAGTTTGTGTCCATCTCCCATGATAAGGATGGCGAGTCGGGTCTAAATGCCCCGAAGAAGAAGTGAGCACTAGAGGCTTTAAGTGCTATTGATCCACTCTGGCCTGACAGAGGATGGTTCTGACCGTAAAATGAGATGATGTCCTGATCATGGCGCAGAGCGGAGGGCGTGTCCTCTGCTGCTTCAGTTAAAAACAAGATGTAACATAATCTGATCATGCTTTTATTATTCCCTTTTAACTGTCAGGTATTGAACAGACTCATGTCTTGAGAGCAGTTACTCGCATGAAAAAATCAAGCAACTCTGCAAAATGGAAGAACTGGTAAATTTACAGGAGgttttgaattatttatatgCTGTAATCTATTGAGGTTATTTGAACAGTTGTACAGTAGTAAATCATTAACGTCTGACAGAACATGCTGAACATTACCCACCTATACACACTGATACCATCTCACCCTGCATCTTtgcctttttaaatgtttttgttttaataaaatccTAAGATCACTCATGTCTGGGTCTTCTATAATCAACTACATAAAAGCATCTTGTGTTCTTTGtattaaatagttttatttcCAAGAGCAATGTACAatttgcaaaacaaatgaaaaagatcTGCATTCGGCAGCGCCTGGCCAGAGTGAACTACAAAAGCAAGaaacaataatataaaacaaataaattagcATCAGCATCTTTCCCAGCAACAATCTAGATCCTAATGCTCACTAGTCTGGAGAGTGGGAAAGTACTGCTGTGTTTCTGACTGTACGAGACATTTTCCAGCTGTTTCCTACAGAACCTCTGAATTCAATCTGCCTTTTTCAACTGATGGCGTACAAAACGATAAGTTCTTTTCTAATTAAGCTCATTAGTGATGTGTCATAATCAAAAAACGGTCTAAAGTCACTCAAAACACTGCTTTAATAAAACCAATCTTCATCAGAAGCAATAAATATACTGTCATTTATGGAGATAATACTTGATTCTGGAATAGCTATAActtagtaaaaaaacaaaaacattaaagtaACTGATGCTCCAGACAAACTAGctaaaatgtaaaacagaacATCCACTTCACTTTAAGCAGAGGTGACTTCACTGAAATGCTCCAACACTACACAGTTTACATGTCAGAAAGCATTTCCCTGCAGCCTGGAATCCTCTCCTCCTGGCCTGCTCTCGAAACCCAAACTATTTTCAAACAAGGAAGGAACTTTGTCAAACCTGTGTCTTCAAACGAGTTcttgaaaacaaaagacaagacaagaatTAAGTCTTAACGTTTGAGATGTAGCCTAAGCCCGCAATGGTACAATGGTACAAACAGGAGTGGACAACAGTGTAGATGCTCCTTGTCCTTGCTCTCAGGTGGAGACACGCTGGTGGATCTATGATAACAGAGATGGGATGAACAGCAACAGAAGCGGGAGATGTTTGTATGACAGCAATGGCTTATAAAGCGGGAGAAAAGAAGGGATGAGGAAAACGTGGAAGCTCAGGGCAAAGGAGGGAAAACAGCTGAACAGATGAGGGAAGGATGGTGTATGATGTGGTTTGGGAGACCACAGAGCTGAAGGGTGGAGTAGAAGACAAAGATGGGGCAGCCAGGATGACTGCAGGCTACCAGGAGGGTTTGGAGGAATTACATGCTGCTGCGctcagagagggaggaggtgcAGCAGATACGGCCCTTCCACCTTCTCCCCCATGCAGGGGAGACAAGGAGACAGTCAGCGTGGGGTTCACCTCCTCAGTCTTTGCGTaccctcctctttctcactgCTTGTTTGTGGCTCTCTTCAGCGACGTCTCCctctttcagctgtgagccagAATTTGAgtgaaacaaaagcaaaaacagacaaatttactagatgagacaaaaacatccgACACTGGCTCATTCTGTGGTGAGGAATTTTACAATTCTCACTGGGTTTGTCACTAGAGGATATGACACCTTGATGAATGAATTAGTGCTgactaaaatttaaaaattaagtgttaagtgggAAACTGAATGACCTGAAGTAAAGAGAAATGGCAAGAAGTCAGAGATTTAAAGACCTTTGAGTTTAAGACGGAGTGTACTTTTTAAGTTCTGTGTACCAGGATGTATATATCTAATACATGATAAGTTGTGATGTCTGTGGCCTCGGTTAACTTACACGTTTTTGCCTTGATCACAAAACTCTAGACAAATAAAGCTGCCACTCCATCGTGTGTGTTCAAGTTCATACTTACAGGACAAACAGTTCTAATCACATGAAAACACTCAGAATGAAGTTAATACGTAGTAACTTGTTCTTTAGTTGGTGTTGTTATTTTCTGCTTGCGAGGACAGTTTAGGTTGTTTGTGTCCTAAATTTCTCACCACAAAACACATCATCATTCCTCTGATGAGAAAAGATGGCATAGATGCAGGGCCAAGCCGAGCTCACACCATCCTATGCTGGACAACTTGGTAATTACTTCAAACTATCCGATGTGCTTCTAAACTAGACAGAAAGGACGAAACAGACTTTAGGATTTCCGGCAGACAGTTTTAAGTAGGGCTGAGAATCGCTGCTGATTCACTGAATGGATTAAGATTCACAAGGTCCCGAAGAGATTTTCACACAGCTAATTCTGCAAATtgtataaaacaacaaaaataatattagaTTAATGCATCTATTATTTTCgcaaagagactttccagcatttaataggtTCTGTTAAATGCAgtgtactcacatcttgttgaaaccgttttattggtgttccaaactgatcttggacagatTCTGAGTAGGAATGTACAGGCGCATGATGGCCACAGTTTTTGCATGCGTCATCACAACATACTGTTTCGGTCGTGTTGTTTCGGCAATAAACGGAAAATGCCTTTTTGGGCCATTTTCAGTGCATCTCTAGTTTCAATTATTGAAAACACTCAAagccaattaatcgattatccaAGAATGcacttttaaattaatttgaccACACAGTGCAACTCTACAGTGTAGTTGTCAGTGATAATTTGATATTGTATTCTGTTCTACTAACACACTATGGGCTCATGCTGCTGAGTAGTTAAGAACAAAACACCAACCTCATTCTCTAATGTTCTCTCTGGAGCTTTgctttcctcttctccctctccctcctcttcctcctcctcttccttgtcTTCATCATCCCCCTCTAGATTGTCTTCTCCCACATTtgcgtcctcttcctcctcctcctcctcctcctcatcctcttctctGACTGTGGAGCAGAGAAAATGGGACAACAATGGGGGATGAAGACATGCGACTTAAAACATTACAAGATACTGGCTTGCTGAAGATTTCTTTTTGCCAAAAAAGCTcaaatgctgatttttattcCAGCCCTTTACTTGATGCATGAAAATGCATAAAAAGAAGTTGTGATTCATTgatcaaacacatacagtatatcttgGAAATATCTGGTTtacatattcaaaataatattcgGTGCAGCAGAAAAGACAGTAAAAATAGTAAGAACCGTACTGTGCAAAAAATGTGCTCTTGTCATGGTTTATATAGTAAATTGGGTCACTattgtttgccatctttaaacaGTAGGTCCCCAAATTATAACAGTGAAGCTGAGAAAGTGAAGAGGATTGTCTGACCTGCAGCTGCAACTAATTCTGCAGCCTCAGCttctttgtcttcctcctcagctgctgttgctgcgtctgcctcctcttcctcctcctcttcttcctcctcttccacatCAGCCTGAGGCACGTCTACCTTCTTGTACACGTAGTCGTCTTCCGATTTCtggaacacagagagaaaatgttcAGCAGAACACAAACAGCTTAAAACAGGTATACAGTagaaaatacatgaaacattAAAGCAGTAACGACCAGACCTCCGCAGTGATGTTACACAGACCAGAATTAAACAACCTaagacacacacagcaaaccGCTGTACCACATCAGCCATCCATGCATGTAAGAGTCAAAGTTCTTCAGATTTGCAGACTTCATCTTGACaacatagataaataaaataaagactgaTTTGCTCCATAAGTAAAAAACTGATGTTCATATATCAAATATTCCTAAAGACAAACAGGTGACATGAAGGAAACTATTGTTTAGCAAGTAAATGTGAAGTGTATGATGGACTTCATCATTTCCGCCACAGGTAAGTGTACAAAGTTAGTTGCAAAAGTTTAtgatttattaaacatttttaaatgtagacTGTTGCTGTAGCACCACGGTCAGGACTATTCGCTTGTGTCTGCAGCTGAGGAACTTTAGTATGGGACTGGAGCCATGTGAGATGTTTGGTTTATCTTCATCAAGTGACAACCGGTAATGATGTTACCTATAAAAAttgaactcctgttttgaacCTCGAGGTTTTCACTTTGACTGCTGCCGTGTTGAAGTTTTGTGACTTTCAGGAATTTCAGGCTCATATTGGATGATGCTAGCTAGCTGTCAATCATACTGGTACTTTATCgtctatttccctctaaatggcaacattatttaataaaaaaatgacatcatgttctattgaagaggacctgaaactagctcttaaagaaaatatttactgatgttttaaatcaagtgagaaggaggctcatttttccacacacttccatttttaaaaaccaGTGGTGTtgcccccctggtggctattcaatatattcttgcTTACAGATGTCTTCATCCCACTAACTGCAAGaccatatacattttttattatattgttattcaTGTTGTTCATTCGTGGATTTCCTTGTCATAATAATATCCAGAAGAACAAAATAGCCACTGCACTGGTCAGTGCTCGGCCTTAATGAATGACATAATTAGGTATAACATACCTTTGGCCAACAGAAGAGCACACCCAGTCCTACAGGCAGGCCGACTGTCAGTATGTAGATGACCCAGAGCCATGGACGTTCCTC from Solea solea chromosome 10, fSolSol10.1, whole genome shotgun sequence includes the following:
- the scoca gene encoding short coiled-coil protein A isoform X1: MESTVDEDDGTFTNISLADDKVDGESAVLYTKQENELSIMNCDIDGDMENQVEMEEKTRLINQVLELQHTLEDLSARVDAVKEENLKLKSENQVLGQYIENLMSASSVFQTTDTKSKRK
- the scoca gene encoding short coiled-coil protein A isoform X2, which produces MDGESAVLYTKQENELSIMNCDIDGDMENQVEMEEKTRLINQVLELQHTLEDLSARVDAVKEENLKLKSENQVLGQYIENLMSASSVFQTTDTKSKRK
- the scoca gene encoding short coiled-coil protein A isoform X3, which translates into the protein MNCDIDGDMENQVEMEEKTRLINQVLELQHTLEDLSARVDAVKEENLKLKSENQVLGQYIENLMSASSVFQTTDTKSKRK